In the genome of Drosophila pseudoobscura strain MV-25-SWS-2005 chromosome 3, UCI_Dpse_MV25, whole genome shotgun sequence, one region contains:
- the LOC4803912 gene encoding F-box/LRR-repeat protein 20 isoform X2: MTNSGRNPHRFDQTFLGATELDDELIKQLPKEVLLRVFSYLDVVSLCRCAQVCKYWNVLALDGSSWQKINLFDFQRDIEGPVIENISQRCRGFLKSLSLRGCQSLGDQSVRTLANHCHNIEHLDLSECKKITDISTQSISRYCTKLTAINLDSCPNITDNSLKYLSDGCPNLMEINVSWCHLISENGVEALARGCVKLRKFSSKGCKQINDNAIMCLAKYCPDIMVLNVHSCETISDSSIRQLAAKCPKLQKLCVSKCADLTDLSLMALSQHNHLLNTLEVSGCRNFTDIGFQALGRNCKYLERMDLEECNQITDLTLAHLATGCPGLEKLTLSHCELITDDGIRHLTTGSCAAEILSVLELDNCPLITDRTLEHLVSCHNLQRIELFDCQLITRTAIRKLKNHLPNIKVHAYFAPGTPPAVTSGQRPRYCRCCEIL; the protein is encoded by the exons CAAACATTCCTAGGCGCCACCGAACTGGACGATGAGCTAATCAAACAACTGCCAAAGGAGGTACTGCTGCGGGTCTTCTCCTATCTGGATGTGGTCTCGCTATGCCGCTGTGCACAG GTGTGCAAATACTGGAATGTGCTCGCCCTGGACGGTTCCAGTTGGcagaaaatcaatttatttgattttcaacGTGATATCGAG GGGCCGGTAATTGAGAATATTTCGCAACGATGTCGCGGTTTTCTCAAGTCCCTGTCGCTGCGTGGCTGTCAATCGTTGGGAGATCAGTCTGTAAG AACTCTAGCGAATCACTGCCACAACATCGAACATCTGGATCTGTCCGAGTGCAAGAAGATAACGGATATATCAACACAGTCCATCAGCAGATATTGCACCAAACTAACGGCCATCAATTTGGACTCCTGCCCCAATATAACAGATAATAGCCTCAAATATCTATCCGATGGCTGCCCG AACCTTATGGAGATCAATGTGTCGTGGTGTCATCTGATTTCTGAGAATGGCGTGGAGGCGCTGGCCCGCGGCTGCGTTAAGCTGCGCAAATTCAGCAGCAAAGGTTGTAAACAGATCAACGACAATGCCATAATGTGCCTGGCCAAATACTGTCCCGATATAATGGTGCTAAATGTACACAGCTGTGAG ACCATAAGCGATTCATCTATACGCCAATTGGCCGCCAAGTGTCCCAAACTGCAAAAACTGTGCGTGTCCAAGTGTGCGGATTTAACTGATCTCTCGCTGATGGCCCTGTCGCAGCACAATCACCTGCTGAACACGCTGGAGGTGTCCGGGTGTCGCAACTTCACGGATATTGGGTTTCAGGCCCTGGGACGCAACTGCAAGTATCTGGAGCGCATGGATCTGGAGGAGTGCAATCAAATCACGGACCTAACGCTCGCCCATCTTGCCACGGGCTGTCCCGGCCTAGAGAAATTG ACCCTGTCGCACTGCGAACTGATCACGGACGATGGCATACGGCACCTGACCACTGGCAGCTGTGCCGCCGAGATATTGTCCGTTCTGGAGCTGGACAACTGTCCGCTGATAACGGACCGAACGCTGGAGCATTTGGTTTCGTGCCACAATCTACAGCGCATCGAACTATTTGACTGTCAGCTCATTACACGCACCGCCATACGCAAGCTGAAG AACCATTTACCAAATATCAAGGTGCATGCATACTTTGCTCCGGGCACACCGCCGGCGGTGACAAGCGGACAACGGCCGCGCTACTGTCGCTGCTGTGAGATTCTCTGA
- the LOC4803912 gene encoding F-box/LRR-repeat protein 20 isoform X3: MQTFLGATELDDELIKQLPKEVLLRVFSYLDVVSLCRCAQVCKYWNVLALDGSSWQKINLFDFQRDIEGPVIENISQRCRGFLKSLSLRGCQSLGDQSVRTLANHCHNIEHLDLSECKKITDISTQSISRYCTKLTAINLDSCPNITDNSLKYLSDGCPNLMEINVSWCHLISENGVEALARGCVKLRKFSSKGCKQINDNAIMCLAKYCPDIMVLNVHSCETISDSSIRQLAAKCPKLQKLCVSKCADLTDLSLMALSQHNHLLNTLEVSGCRNFTDIGFQALGRNCKYLERMDLEECNQITDLTLAHLATGCPGLEKLTLSHCELITDDGIRHLTTGSCAAEILSVLELDNCPLITDRTLEHLVSCHNLQRIELFDCQLITRTAIRKLKNHLPNIKVHAYFAPGTPPAVTSGQRPRYCRCCEIL, encoded by the exons CAAACATTCCTAGGCGCCACCGAACTGGACGATGAGCTAATCAAACAACTGCCAAAGGAGGTACTGCTGCGGGTCTTCTCCTATCTGGATGTGGTCTCGCTATGCCGCTGTGCACAG GTGTGCAAATACTGGAATGTGCTCGCCCTGGACGGTTCCAGTTGGcagaaaatcaatttatttgattttcaacGTGATATCGAG GGGCCGGTAATTGAGAATATTTCGCAACGATGTCGCGGTTTTCTCAAGTCCCTGTCGCTGCGTGGCTGTCAATCGTTGGGAGATCAGTCTGTAAG AACTCTAGCGAATCACTGCCACAACATCGAACATCTGGATCTGTCCGAGTGCAAGAAGATAACGGATATATCAACACAGTCCATCAGCAGATATTGCACCAAACTAACGGCCATCAATTTGGACTCCTGCCCCAATATAACAGATAATAGCCTCAAATATCTATCCGATGGCTGCCCG AACCTTATGGAGATCAATGTGTCGTGGTGTCATCTGATTTCTGAGAATGGCGTGGAGGCGCTGGCCCGCGGCTGCGTTAAGCTGCGCAAATTCAGCAGCAAAGGTTGTAAACAGATCAACGACAATGCCATAATGTGCCTGGCCAAATACTGTCCCGATATAATGGTGCTAAATGTACACAGCTGTGAG ACCATAAGCGATTCATCTATACGCCAATTGGCCGCCAAGTGTCCCAAACTGCAAAAACTGTGCGTGTCCAAGTGTGCGGATTTAACTGATCTCTCGCTGATGGCCCTGTCGCAGCACAATCACCTGCTGAACACGCTGGAGGTGTCCGGGTGTCGCAACTTCACGGATATTGGGTTTCAGGCCCTGGGACGCAACTGCAAGTATCTGGAGCGCATGGATCTGGAGGAGTGCAATCAAATCACGGACCTAACGCTCGCCCATCTTGCCACGGGCTGTCCCGGCCTAGAGAAATTG ACCCTGTCGCACTGCGAACTGATCACGGACGATGGCATACGGCACCTGACCACTGGCAGCTGTGCCGCCGAGATATTGTCCGTTCTGGAGCTGGACAACTGTCCGCTGATAACGGACCGAACGCTGGAGCATTTGGTTTCGTGCCACAATCTACAGCGCATCGAACTATTTGACTGTCAGCTCATTACACGCACCGCCATACGCAAGCTGAAG AACCATTTACCAAATATCAAGGTGCATGCATACTTTGCTCCGGGCACACCGCCGGCGGTGACAAGCGGACAACGGCCGCGCTACTGTCGCTGCTGTGAGATTCTCTGA